A single region of the Duganella sp. BuS-21 genome encodes:
- a CDS encoding acyl-CoA dehydrogenase family protein, with translation MNQPSFSQHIPPTDEQLAARFRPIFDRIAAGAVEREQQRSLPYEEVSWLREAGFGALRVPQRYGGLGATLPQFFSLLQELATADSNVSHLLRGHFAFLESRLNQEDEESREFWFPKVVEGALIGYAMAERTEVTGTSATIVRAEDEVQGEKGWLLNGKKYYSTGTIYADWIVASVVDGEERVSVAFPATLPGVTRLDDWDGFGQRMTGSGTTLFENVRLSEQHIVRRFSAKPPSSYQKAFLQLILLTSIAGVGRAVLRDAIAFVQPRTRAFDVLGQSSPRQDPLVQRVVGRIASLSYAADSLVQSVARALEHNWLQAQAGLADDALFVRTEIEAFQAQQVVIDLVLQASTLLFEVGGASATSETRRLDRHWRNARTAASHNPAIFRERAIGDYYLNGTVPDSGWWKDLPGADANAETNADQPAIAPAHS, from the coding sequence ATGAATCAACCATCCTTCTCGCAGCACATTCCGCCCACCGACGAGCAGCTGGCCGCGCGCTTCCGGCCCATCTTCGACCGCATCGCCGCCGGCGCGGTGGAACGCGAACAGCAACGCAGCCTGCCGTATGAAGAGGTGAGCTGGCTGCGCGAGGCCGGCTTCGGCGCGCTGCGCGTACCACAGCGCTACGGCGGCCTGGGCGCCACGCTGCCGCAGTTCTTCTCGCTGCTGCAGGAACTGGCGACGGCCGACTCCAATGTCTCGCACCTGCTGCGCGGCCACTTCGCGTTCCTGGAAAGCCGCTTGAACCAGGAAGACGAAGAGAGCCGCGAATTCTGGTTCCCGAAAGTGGTGGAGGGCGCCTTGATCGGTTACGCCATGGCCGAGCGCACCGAAGTCACCGGCACCAGCGCCACCATCGTGCGTGCCGAAGACGAAGTCCAAGGTGAAAAAGGCTGGCTGCTGAACGGCAAAAAATACTATAGCACCGGCACCATCTATGCCGACTGGATCGTGGCCTCGGTGGTGGACGGTGAGGAGCGCGTCAGCGTCGCCTTCCCGGCCACGCTGCCGGGCGTAACGCGGCTGGACGACTGGGACGGCTTCGGCCAGCGCATGACCGGCAGCGGCACCACGCTGTTCGAGAACGTGCGCCTGTCGGAGCAGCACATCGTGCGGCGCTTCAGCGCCAAGCCGCCCAGCTCCTACCAGAAGGCCTTCCTGCAGCTGATCCTGTTGACCAGCATTGCCGGTGTGGGCCGCGCGGTGCTGCGCGACGCCATCGCCTTCGTGCAGCCGCGCACGCGCGCCTTCGATGTGCTGGGCCAATCGAGTCCGCGCCAGGACCCGCTGGTGCAGCGCGTGGTGGGCCGCATCGCCAGCCTGTCGTATGCGGCGGACAGCCTGGTGCAGAGCGTGGCGCGCGCGCTGGAACACAACTGGCTGCAGGCGCAGGCCGGCCTGGCCGACGACGCGCTGTTCGTGCGCACCGAGATCGAGGCGTTCCAGGCACAGCAAGTGGTGATCGACCTGGTGCTGCAAGCGAGCACCCTGTTGTTCGAAGTGGGTGGCGCCTCCGCCACCAGCGAAACGCGCCGGCTGGATCGCCACTGGCGCAACGCCCGCACCGCCGCCTCGCACAATCCGGCGATTTTCCGCGAACGTGCCATCGGCGACTACTACCTGAACGGCACCGTGCCGGACTCTGGATGGTGGAAGGATTTACCGGGTGCTGACGCCAACGCTGAAACCAACGCCGATCAACCAGCTATCGCGCCCGCGCATAGCTGA
- a CDS encoding 2-hydroxyacid dehydrogenase, producing the protein MKTAVFSARRYDKTMLTRANAQAGHELRFLEERLSATSAPLAAGCEAVCVFVNDTVDAEVLAILAAQGTRLVATRSTGYNQIDTAAAERLGMAVVRVTDYSPHSVAEFAVGLLLAVNRKIARASVRTREGNFDLDGLMGFDLHGKTVGVIGTGKIGTIFARIMAGFGCTVLGYDRYPSAAFDTIGSYVPVEQLLASSDVVSLHCPLTEETHHIVNAEALARAKRGAILVNTSRGGLVDTNAAIEALKTGQLGGLAIDVYEQEASLFFQDLSSTIICDDVIQRLVSFPNVIVTGHQAFFTEEAVGQIMQTTIDSISAFERGVALVNRVPPPTA; encoded by the coding sequence ATGAAGACCGCCGTATTCAGTGCCCGCCGCTATGACAAGACCATGCTGACGCGGGCCAACGCGCAAGCCGGGCATGAGCTGCGCTTCCTGGAAGAGCGCCTGAGCGCCACCAGCGCGCCGCTGGCGGCCGGCTGCGAGGCGGTGTGCGTGTTCGTCAACGACACCGTCGACGCCGAGGTGCTGGCGATCCTGGCCGCGCAGGGCACGCGGCTGGTGGCCACCCGTTCCACCGGCTACAACCAGATCGACACCGCCGCCGCGGAACGGCTCGGCATGGCCGTGGTGCGCGTGACCGATTACTCGCCGCATTCAGTGGCCGAGTTTGCTGTCGGCCTGCTGTTGGCGGTCAACCGCAAGATCGCCCGCGCCAGCGTGCGCACCCGCGAGGGCAACTTCGACCTCGACGGCTTGATGGGCTTCGACTTGCACGGCAAGACCGTGGGCGTGATCGGCACCGGCAAGATCGGCACCATCTTCGCCCGCATCATGGCCGGCTTCGGTTGCACGGTGCTCGGCTACGACCGCTATCCTTCGGCCGCGTTCGACACCATCGGCAGCTATGTGCCGGTCGAGCAGTTGCTGGCCAGCAGCGACGTGGTGTCGCTGCATTGCCCGCTGACCGAAGAGACTCACCACATCGTCAACGCCGAAGCGCTGGCGCGCGCCAAGCGCGGCGCCATCCTGGTCAATACCAGCCGTGGCGGCCTGGTCGATACCAATGCGGCCATCGAGGCGCTGAAGACCGGCCAGCTGGGCGGCCTCGCCATCGACGTCTACGAGCAGGAGGCCAGCCTGTTCTTCCAGGATTTGTCCTCGACCATTATTTGCGACGACGTGATCCAGCGCCTGGTGTCCTTCCCCAACGTCATCGTCACCGGCCACCAGGCTTTCTTTACGGAAGAGGCCGTCGGCCAGATCATGCAAACCACCATCGACAGCATCAGCGCCTTCGAGCGCGGTGTAGCGCTGGTCAATCGGGTTCCGCCACCGACGGCTTAG
- a CDS encoding OmpA family protein, with product MITTKKIALAAAALCASFSALAADAEINPSWYIQPSVNAMRQDPDWSPDHHGHGAGLKFGKALSEDWDVQLGTTYSRALKDGNRYQQNLLGADALYMFSRSAVRPFLLIGGGAQRDRNNPAGLPGKHYTSAYVNVGAGVQASLNDQWSLQFDVRDVQGLANHTPVNRPHNFYLTAGLNYAFGKPAPAPAPAPAPVAVVAPPPPPPAPLPPPPPPVARFEKVTMSATELFAFDKSELKPEQAKLDDIAALLKANPGVSNIVISGHADRIGSSKYNQALSLRRADAVKAYLVGKGVAADRLSTVGKGEDSPVVSCDNKKRADLIKCLEPNRRVEVEQITVERRVK from the coding sequence ATGATCACAACAAAAAAGATCGCCCTGGCGGCTGCGGCGCTGTGCGCTTCGTTTTCGGCCTTGGCTGCCGATGCGGAAATCAATCCTTCGTGGTACATCCAGCCGAGCGTCAACGCCATGCGCCAGGACCCGGACTGGAGCCCGGACCATCACGGCCACGGCGCCGGCCTGAAATTCGGTAAAGCGCTGTCGGAAGACTGGGACGTCCAGCTGGGCACCACTTACTCGCGCGCCCTCAAGGACGGTAACCGCTACCAGCAAAACCTGCTGGGCGCCGATGCCCTGTACATGTTTTCGCGCAGCGCGGTGCGACCATTCCTGCTGATCGGCGGCGGCGCCCAGCGTGACCGCAACAATCCTGCCGGCCTGCCAGGCAAGCACTACACCTCGGCCTACGTGAACGTCGGCGCCGGCGTGCAAGCCTCGCTGAACGACCAGTGGTCGCTGCAGTTCGATGTGCGCGACGTGCAAGGCCTGGCCAACCATACGCCGGTCAACCGCCCGCACAACTTCTACCTGACCGCCGGCCTGAACTATGCGTTCGGCAAGCCGGCCCCGGCGCCCGCACCGGCGCCGGCACCGGTCGCTGTGGTGGCGCCGCCGCCACCGCCGCCAGCTCCGCTGCCGCCGCCGCCACCACCGGTGGCGCGCTTTGAAAAGGTAACGATGTCGGCCACCGAGCTGTTCGCCTTCGACAAGTCGGAGCTCAAGCCTGAACAGGCTAAGCTGGACGACATCGCCGCGCTGCTCAAGGCCAATCCGGGCGTCAGCAACATCGTCATCAGCGGCCACGCCGACCGTATCGGCAGCAGCAAGTACAACCAGGCGCTGTCGCTGCGCCGCGCCGACGCCGTCAAGGCTTACCTGGTGGGCAAGGGCGTCGCCGCCGACCGCCTGAGCACGGTGGGCAAGGGCGAGGACAGCCCGGTCGTCTCTTGCGACAACAAGAAGCGTGCTGACCTGATCAAGTGCCTGGAGCCGAATCGCCGCGTGGAAGTCGAACAGATCACCGTCGAACGCCGCGTGAAATAA
- a CDS encoding chemotaxis protein CheC encodes MIELTEAETDTLVEIFNIGVGHAAAAMSAIVQEEVCMSVPSLRFARRSLAARELGGNVALCGISQQYAGAYATEAILMFPEAASFEIVRMMVGDAVPIEELGEMEREAMSEIGNIVLNACVGTMANMFHHELRGSLPTYRIGTSEDILNPRHDSTDPPVLTLRIGFSLERQQLRGYLAFILSMATLSDLRREVALYLARFEAAGNDGPPP; translated from the coding sequence TTGATCGAACTGACCGAAGCCGAAACCGATACGCTGGTTGAAATCTTCAACATCGGCGTCGGCCACGCCGCCGCCGCCATGAGCGCCATCGTGCAAGAGGAAGTGTGCATGTCGGTGCCGAGCCTGCGCTTTGCCCGCCGCTCGCTGGCTGCGCGCGAACTGGGCGGCAACGTCGCGCTGTGCGGCATCAGCCAGCAATATGCCGGCGCCTACGCCACCGAAGCCATCCTGATGTTCCCGGAGGCGGCCAGCTTCGAGATCGTGCGCATGATGGTGGGCGACGCGGTGCCGATCGAGGAACTGGGCGAGATGGAGCGCGAAGCCATGAGCGAAATCGGCAACATCGTGCTCAACGCCTGCGTCGGCACCATGGCCAATATGTTCCACCACGAATTGCGCGGCTCGCTGCCGACCTACCGCATCGGCACCAGCGAGGACATCCTCAATCCGCGCCACGACAGCACCGATCCCCCGGTGCTGACGCTGCGCATCGGCTTTTCGCTCGAGCGGCAACAGCTACGCGGCTACCTGGCCTTCATCCTCAGCATGGCCACGCTGTCCGACCTGCGCCGGGAAGTCGCGCTATACCTGGCCCGCTTCGAGGCCGCCGGCAACGATGGCCCGCCGCCATGA
- a CDS encoding 5'/3'-nucleotidase SurE, translating to MNYRLILGAGVALCASPAFALNIVLSNDDGLTSNVKALYDELKAAGHSVIVSVPCTGQSGRSGAIVMYSTTIIIPDNDKTQIDAEGGCHNGAAATGAPAVGQFTKSGYTGGDYNYVHGTPVMATMYGLDVLATARWGKAPDLVLSGPNEGQNVGKLVINSGTIGNVQFSAGRGIPSIALSASADSADNTGLANAKSKVVAQLTLKLIAALQAKAGSSALLPAGVALNVNFPDAPSAGNVFAFTRQGTYDTYNLKFTSAAPWGLSGSAPAAATAEQAEDEALVYKTKVAVTAMQVGYEQRPAAQQWLRLRLRDLFAQ from the coding sequence ATGAACTACCGATTGATCTTGGGCGCTGGCGTTGCCCTGTGCGCCAGCCCGGCGTTCGCATTGAACATCGTGCTGTCCAACGATGATGGCCTGACCAGCAACGTCAAAGCACTGTACGACGAACTGAAAGCGGCCGGCCACTCGGTCATCGTCTCGGTGCCTTGCACCGGCCAAAGCGGCCGCAGCGGCGCCATCGTGATGTACAGCACCACCATCATCATCCCCGACAACGACAAGACCCAGATCGACGCCGAAGGCGGCTGCCACAACGGCGCTGCTGCTACCGGCGCACCGGCAGTCGGCCAGTTCACCAAGAGCGGCTACACCGGCGGCGATTACAACTATGTGCACGGCACGCCGGTGATGGCGACCATGTACGGCCTGGACGTGCTGGCCACCGCGCGCTGGGGCAAAGCGCCCGATCTGGTGCTGTCCGGCCCGAACGAAGGCCAGAACGTCGGCAAGCTGGTGATCAACTCCGGCACCATCGGCAACGTGCAGTTCAGCGCCGGCCGTGGCATTCCATCGATCGCGCTGAGCGCCAGCGCGGACAGCGCCGACAACACCGGACTGGCCAACGCCAAGTCCAAGGTGGTGGCGCAACTCACCCTGAAATTGATCGCGGCCTTGCAGGCCAAGGCCGGCAGCTCGGCCCTGCTGCCGGCAGGTGTGGCGCTGAATGTCAACTTCCCGGATGCACCGTCCGCCGGCAACGTGTTCGCGTTCACGCGCCAGGGCACTTACGACACCTACAACCTGAAGTTCACCAGCGCCGCGCCGTGGGGCTTGAGCGGTTCGGCACCGGCAGCCGCCACCGCCGAACAGGCCGAGGACGAGGCGCTGGTCTACAAGACCAAGGTAGCGGTCACCGCCATGCAGGTGGGCTACGAGCAGCGTCCGGCCGCCCAGCAATGGCTGCGCCTGCGTCTGCGTGACCTGTTCGCACAGTGA
- a CDS encoding glycoside hydrolase family 3 C-terminal domain-containing protein, giving the protein MKTRLFKATLAICGALNAWTLATAAQQQPPLGVRSKALLKVDGLAFRDANGNGKLDPYEDWRLPVPQRVADLVGRMSLQDKAGMMLIDTLNAGCGGALTPQAQALVAGEHMTRFILRNLVVGEAGACPPDGGGMNGAAVTPAQLANYVNAVQALAEAQALGIPVLFKSNPRNHVETDPRFGIGGGAGLLSEFPKEPGIAAAVLGSGDVEPARTLARVMGQEWRALGLRGMYGYQADLATEPRWHRVHETFGENADLSADIISALVVGLQGEALSPASAVALTIKHFPGGGPQEDGLDPHYSFGKSQVYPAGQFGDALKPFKAAIKAGVSSIMPYYGVPRRLRHDGVDYREIGFAFNAQVVNDLLRGQLGFKGNVNSDTGIVSDRAWGLEQLTVPERIAAAVNGGTDVLSGFRQAATVSDLVGAGLVARERIDLAATRLLTEQFQLGLFENPYVDASHAGAVVGNAANRAAGLEVQRQSVVLLQNGARDGQPLLPLKPGAALYTMGVAKAEAERHGFRVTDGTVAAGQPRPSAAGHDVALIRVQVNNVNTGGYRTRGADSGADPARINPRTGKVWGAEDGCQLVPERNPRCADDAEFVPGRPMGLIFGGALPWEANSLSFTTMAQAQSWRITPSLAEIQAVMREVGAERTVLDIYFRNPYVLDDASGIKSAGVLVATFGVSDQALLDVLSGRARPHGKLPFALANKLQAVIDNDPDAPGYPAADTLYPFGFGLRYR; this is encoded by the coding sequence ATGAAAACACGCTTGTTCAAGGCCACGCTGGCCATATGCGGGGCGCTCAACGCCTGGACCTTGGCGACCGCCGCGCAGCAGCAGCCGCCGCTCGGCGTGCGCAGCAAGGCGCTGCTCAAGGTCGACGGCCTGGCCTTCCGCGACGCCAACGGCAACGGCAAGCTCGATCCCTACGAAGACTGGCGCCTGCCGGTGCCGCAGCGTGTGGCCGACTTGGTAGGCCGCATGAGTCTGCAGGACAAAGCCGGCATGATGTTGATCGATACGCTCAACGCCGGCTGCGGCGGCGCGCTGACGCCGCAGGCGCAGGCGCTGGTCGCGGGTGAGCACATGACGCGCTTCATCCTGCGCAACCTGGTCGTCGGCGAGGCCGGCGCCTGCCCACCCGACGGCGGCGGCATGAACGGCGCGGCCGTCACGCCGGCCCAGCTGGCGAACTACGTCAACGCCGTGCAGGCGCTGGCCGAAGCGCAAGCGCTGGGCATACCGGTACTCTTCAAGAGCAATCCGCGCAACCACGTGGAAACCGATCCGCGTTTCGGCATCGGCGGCGGGGCGGGGCTGCTCAGCGAATTTCCGAAGGAGCCGGGAATTGCGGCGGCGGTGCTGGGCAGCGGCGATGTCGAACCCGCACGCACGCTGGCGCGGGTCATGGGCCAGGAGTGGCGCGCGCTGGGCCTGCGCGGCATGTACGGCTACCAGGCCGACCTGGCCACCGAACCGCGCTGGCACCGCGTGCACGAAACCTTTGGCGAAAACGCCGACCTGAGCGCGGACATCATCAGCGCGCTGGTGGTGGGCTTGCAGGGCGAAGCGCTCAGCCCCGCATCGGCGGTGGCGCTCACCATCAAGCACTTCCCCGGCGGCGGGCCGCAGGAGGATGGGCTGGACCCGCACTACTCGTTCGGCAAATCGCAGGTGTACCCGGCCGGCCAGTTCGGCGACGCGCTCAAGCCCTTCAAGGCGGCGATCAAGGCCGGCGTATCGTCGATCATGCCGTACTACGGCGTGCCGCGCCGCCTGCGTCATGACGGCGTGGACTACCGTGAAATCGGCTTCGCCTTCAACGCGCAGGTGGTTAACGATTTGCTGCGCGGTCAGCTGGGATTCAAGGGCAATGTCAATTCCGATACCGGCATCGTCAGCGACCGCGCCTGGGGGCTGGAGCAGCTGACCGTGCCCGAGCGGATCGCGGCGGCGGTCAACGGCGGCACCGACGTGCTGTCCGGCTTCCGCCAGGCCGCCACGGTGTCCGACCTGGTCGGCGCCGGACTGGTGGCGCGCGAGCGCATCGACCTGGCGGCCACGCGGCTGCTGACCGAACAATTCCAGCTTGGCTTGTTCGAAAATCCCTACGTCGATGCATCGCACGCCGGCGCCGTGGTGGGCAACGCCGCCAACCGCGCCGCCGGGCTGGAAGTGCAGCGGCAGTCGGTGGTGCTGCTGCAGAACGGTGCGCGCGACGGCCAGCCGCTGCTGCCGCTCAAGCCCGGCGCCGCACTGTACACGATGGGCGTGGCCAAGGCCGAGGCGGAGCGTCACGGCTTCCGCGTCACCGACGGCACGGTGGCCGCCGGTCAGCCGCGTCCAAGCGCCGCCGGCCACGATGTCGCCTTGATCCGCGTGCAGGTCAACAACGTCAACACCGGCGGCTACCGCACGCGCGGCGCCGACAGCGGCGCCGATCCGGCGCGCATCAATCCGCGCACCGGCAAGGTGTGGGGCGCGGAGGACGGCTGCCAACTGGTCCCCGAGCGCAATCCGCGCTGCGCCGACGATGCGGAGTTTGTGCCGGGCCGGCCAATGGGCTTGATCTTCGGCGGCGCGCTGCCGTGGGAGGCCAACAGCCTGTCGTTCACCACGATGGCGCAGGCGCAGTCGTGGCGCATCACGCCCTCGCTGGCGGAAATCCAGGCGGTGATGCGCGAAGTGGGCGCGGAGCGTACGGTGCTGGACATCTATTTCCGCAATCCCTACGTGCTGGACGACGCCAGCGGCATCAAGTCGGCCGGCGTGCTGGTGGCGACCTTCGGCGTTTCCGACCAGGCGCTGCTCGATGTGCTGAGCGGCAGGGCGCGGCCGCATGGCAAGCTGCCGTTCGCGCTGGCCAACAAGCTGCAGGCCGTGATCGACAACGATCCGGACGCGCCGGGCTATCCGGCGGCGGACACCTTGTATCCGTTTGGATTTGGCTTGCGCTATCGCTGA
- a CDS encoding Crp/Fnr family transcriptional regulator — protein MSTENNAFFAQRRRYQQILCERFNIDAEIYHAVSHLLAPLAVPFVRRKGEYLQHAGEVARYLYWITEGVARSGYTTSTGTEITITFSVESHSAPPYHDLLAANHGEPARYFVIAETALQGFRIDWQALSLMLETQKALRIYHTKTLEYLLPQEARRSYMHIAASASDRLTTFHNDFPGLEDRISQKVIASYLEITPQYLSQLLNGAVMQVR, from the coding sequence ATGTCTACCGAGAATAACGCTTTTTTTGCCCAACGCCGCAGGTATCAGCAAATCCTCTGCGAACGATTCAATATCGATGCCGAGATCTATCACGCCGTCAGCCACCTGTTGGCGCCGCTGGCCGTGCCCTTCGTTCGCCGCAAGGGCGAGTACCTGCAACATGCGGGCGAAGTGGCGCGCTACCTGTACTGGATCACCGAAGGCGTCGCCCGCAGCGGCTACACCACCAGTACCGGCACGGAAATCACCATCACCTTTTCGGTCGAGAGCCACAGCGCGCCGCCCTACCACGACCTGCTGGCGGCCAACCACGGCGAGCCGGCGCGCTACTTCGTCATTGCCGAGACCGCGTTACAGGGCTTCCGCATCGACTGGCAAGCCCTGAGCCTGATGCTGGAGACGCAGAAAGCCCTGCGCATCTACCACACCAAGACGCTGGAATACCTGCTGCCGCAAGAGGCGCGCCGCTCCTATATGCACATCGCCGCCAGCGCCAGCGACCGCCTGACGACCTTCCACAACGACTTCCCCGGCCTGGAGGACCGCATCTCGCAAAAGGTGATTGCCTCCTACCTGGAAATCACGCCGCAGTACCTGTCGCAACTGCTCAATGGTGCCGTCATGCAGGTACGCTGA
- a CDS encoding MHFG family PEP-CTERM protein translates to MITALLLTTAMLTKIAPECSWDHPGVNPFQGNVAEAVDHYKDIPADIRAVLKRRIAQQQPDEVVDIGRDRIIAKADYAPEIRDMHFGAASLCRNITRSKWRSDHLEPATVYCEQDQCVIIPRICNNLSRITRRQPARHEPAVAVAPATPGPADEGGTAVPEIVLPASLSSGGGDGAGLAGGDGDGDGAIPSGLGVVTGTADDDWHGGGGCGRHFPTCTPDSPQLYAPVPEPDAWAMLLSGAALIAWLARRRQRISQLKYGE, encoded by the coding sequence ATGATAACCGCCCTTCTGCTGACCACCGCCATGCTGACCAAGATCGCTCCCGAATGTTCGTGGGACCATCCCGGCGTTAACCCTTTTCAAGGCAACGTTGCCGAGGCTGTCGACCATTACAAGGATATTCCAGCCGACATCCGCGCGGTGCTCAAGCGCCGCATCGCGCAGCAGCAGCCGGATGAAGTGGTCGACATCGGCCGCGACCGCATCATCGCCAAGGCCGACTACGCGCCGGAGATCCGCGACATGCACTTCGGGGCGGCGTCCCTGTGTCGCAACATCACGCGCAGCAAGTGGCGCAGCGACCATCTCGAGCCGGCCACCGTGTACTGCGAGCAAGACCAGTGCGTGATCATCCCCCGCATCTGCAACAACCTCAGCCGCATCACCCGCCGCCAGCCGGCCCGCCACGAACCGGCGGTCGCGGTCGCGCCTGCGACGCCCGGCCCGGCCGATGAGGGTGGCACGGCGGTGCCGGAGATCGTGCTCCCGGCCTCGCTCAGCAGCGGCGGCGGCGATGGCGCCGGTCTGGCCGGCGGCGACGGCGACGGCGACGGCGCCATCCCATCGGGGCTGGGCGTGGTCACCGGTACGGCGGACGACGACTGGCACGGCGGCGGCGGCTGCGGCCGGCACTTCCCCACCTGCACGCCCGACAGCCCGCAGCTGTACGCCCCGGTGCCCGAGCCCGATGCCTGGGCCATGTTGCTGTCCGGCGCCGCGCTGATCGCCTGGCTGGCACGCCGCCGCCAGCGCATTTCCCAACTTAAGTATGGTGAATAG
- the aqpZ gene encoding aquaporin Z: protein MKSYGAEFLGTFWLVLGGCGSAVLAAAFPGLGIGFVGVSLAFGLTVLTMAYAIGPISGCHLNPAVSVGLWAGGRFPAHQLLPYIVAQVAGGIVAGGVLYLIASGKAGFDLAGGFASNGYGEHSPAGYSLTAALVCEVVMTMMFLVVILGATDARAPRGFAPLPIGLCLTLIHLISIPVTNTSVNPARSTAVAVYVGGWAINQLWLFWVAPIVGAWLGALCYRLIAARD, encoded by the coding sequence ATGAAATCGTATGGCGCAGAATTTTTGGGCACGTTTTGGCTGGTATTGGGCGGTTGCGGCAGCGCCGTCCTGGCGGCCGCTTTTCCCGGGCTGGGCATCGGCTTTGTCGGCGTCTCGCTGGCTTTCGGCCTGACCGTGCTGACCATGGCCTACGCCATCGGCCCGATCTCCGGCTGCCATCTCAATCCTGCGGTATCGGTCGGCTTGTGGGCGGGTGGCCGCTTCCCCGCCCATCAGTTGTTGCCGTACATCGTGGCCCAGGTAGCGGGCGGCATCGTCGCCGGCGGCGTGCTGTATCTGATCGCCAGCGGCAAGGCCGGCTTCGACCTGGCCGGCGGCTTTGCCAGCAACGGGTATGGCGAGCATTCCCCGGCGGGTTATTCGCTGACCGCCGCGCTGGTGTGTGAAGTGGTGATGACCATGATGTTCCTGGTCGTGATCCTGGGCGCCACCGACGCCCGCGCGCCGCGCGGCTTTGCGCCGCTGCCGATCGGCCTGTGCCTGACCCTGATCCACCTGATCAGCATCCCGGTCACCAACACTTCGGTTAATCCGGCGCGCAGCACCGCCGTGGCGGTCTATGTCGGCGGCTGGGCTATCAACCAGCTGTGGCTGTTCTGGGTGGCGCCGATCGTCGGCGCCTGGCTGGGCGCGTTGTGCTACCGCCTGATCGCCGCCCGAGATTGA